One Microbacterium sp. W4I20 DNA window includes the following coding sequences:
- a CDS encoding class II aldolase/adducin family protein, translating into MTAEDLVAACRAVAAAGLSPGSSGNASVRVGDRILITPTGSSLRRVTPEQISVLAADGTHLEGPAPTKEWAMHLAAYRARPDAQAVIHLHSRAATAVSCLASSGDDPLPAYTPYRVRMLGRVELVNYAAPGSDALAAGVEAAASRNHCLLLANHGSVVCAPDLTRAIDLCEELEAAAELTLALHGREARTLDPATAWG; encoded by the coding sequence GTGACTGCCGAAGACCTCGTGGCCGCCTGCCGGGCCGTCGCCGCCGCCGGGCTCTCGCCGGGCAGCTCGGGCAATGCGAGTGTGCGCGTCGGCGACCGCATCCTCATCACGCCGACCGGATCGTCGCTGCGACGAGTGACGCCCGAGCAGATCTCCGTGCTCGCGGCCGACGGCACCCACCTCGAGGGGCCCGCGCCGACGAAGGAGTGGGCGATGCACCTCGCGGCCTACCGCGCGCGTCCCGACGCTCAGGCCGTCATCCACCTGCACTCCCGCGCCGCGACCGCGGTGTCGTGCCTCGCTTCATCCGGTGACGATCCGCTCCCCGCCTACACGCCGTACCGGGTGCGGATGCTGGGGCGCGTCGAGCTCGTGAACTACGCCGCGCCGGGGTCCGACGCCCTCGCCGCCGGGGTCGAGGCTGCGGCATCCCGCAACCACTGCCTGCTGCTCGCGAACCACGGCAGTGTCGTGTGCGCCCCGGATCTCACCCGCGCGATCGACCTGTGCGAGGAGCTCGAGGCCGCGGCAGAACTCACGCTCGCCCTGCACGGCCGCGAAGCCCGCACTCTCGATCCCGCGACCGCCTGGGGGTAG
- a CDS encoding helix-turn-helix transcriptional regulator encodes MPLRFRNIDATPDDPVREWGFEGMLAAIDRGYATDWRKLIAAVLSEPELRPVFEEAREAAESRSTVALLDAVLERAERSPSEQALARLRSAYRGTRMTQAELARRLGTSRTRLNSYLTGKVTPAMDVLVAVEQIAERHRAPARAHNLVLD; translated from the coding sequence GTGCCCTTGCGATTCCGGAACATCGACGCGACCCCTGACGACCCCGTTCGAGAGTGGGGTTTCGAGGGGATGCTGGCCGCGATCGATCGCGGATACGCCACCGACTGGCGCAAGCTCATCGCAGCCGTGCTGTCCGAGCCCGAGCTGCGCCCGGTGTTCGAAGAGGCCCGGGAGGCCGCGGAATCCCGGTCCACCGTCGCTCTGTTGGATGCCGTGCTCGAACGAGCGGAGCGGAGCCCGTCGGAACAGGCGCTGGCTCGGTTGCGCAGCGCGTATCGCGGAACCCGCATGACCCAGGCCGAGCTCGCCCGCCGGCTCGGCACGTCTCGCACGCGGCTGAACTCGTACCTGACCGGCAAGGTCACACCGGCCATGGACGTGCTCGTCGCGGTCGAGCAGATCGCCGAGCGGCACCGAGCGCCTGCGCGCGCACACAACCTCGTTCTCGACTGA
- a CDS encoding carbohydrate ABC transporter permease, giving the protein MSLAKDEGARPKRRRRERAPKVKQHYNKREAIAGYLFISPWIIGFLIFTAGAMVYSLYISFSNYNLATNTARPVGIDNYARLFEDPRVGVSLANTLFYVVMAVPLEIAFALLLAMLLNRVGRGAGFFRVLYYLPKMTPAVATAAIFFLLLNGNSGAINAFLRVFGIQGPQWLVDPDWVKPSIVIMTLWGVAGTMVIFLAALKNVPVELYEVASLDGAGPIRKFFSITLPMISGAMFFNVIVLSIAAFQIFDQAYLLFWRDQSNSSPEASLFYAIYLFQQAFRQFNFGFAAAMAWLLFVIIMLITVIQVKFGNRFVYYEGDR; this is encoded by the coding sequence ATGAGTCTCGCGAAAGACGAAGGCGCTCGTCCGAAGCGACGTCGCAGGGAGCGCGCGCCGAAGGTCAAGCAGCACTACAACAAGCGCGAGGCGATCGCCGGCTACCTCTTCATCTCGCCCTGGATCATCGGGTTCCTGATCTTCACCGCCGGCGCGATGGTCTACAGCCTGTACATCTCGTTCAGCAACTACAACCTCGCGACCAACACCGCCCGTCCGGTCGGCATCGACAACTACGCCCGCCTCTTCGAGGACCCGCGCGTCGGCGTCTCGCTCGCGAACACGCTCTTCTACGTCGTGATGGCCGTCCCGCTCGAGATCGCCTTCGCGCTTCTCCTCGCGATGCTGCTCAACCGTGTCGGCCGCGGCGCCGGCTTCTTCCGCGTGCTCTACTACCTGCCCAAGATGACGCCGGCGGTGGCGACCGCGGCGATCTTCTTCCTGCTGCTCAACGGCAACTCGGGCGCGATCAACGCGTTCCTCCGGGTCTTCGGCATCCAGGGTCCGCAGTGGCTCGTCGATCCGGACTGGGTCAAGCCCAGCATCGTGATCATGACGCTGTGGGGGGTCGCCGGCACCATGGTGATCTTCCTCGCAGCGCTGAAGAACGTGCCGGTCGAGCTGTACGAGGTGGCCTCGCTCGACGGGGCCGGGCCCATCCGCAAGTTCTTCTCGATCACGCTCCCGATGATCTCGGGCGCGATGTTCTTCAACGTCATCGTGCTGTCGATCGCGGCCTTCCAGATCTTCGACCAGGCGTACCTGCTGTTCTGGCGAGATCAGAGCAACTCTTCGCCGGAGGCGTCGCTCTTCTACGCCATCTACCTGTTCCAGCAGGCCTTCCGTCAGTTCAACTTCGGCTTCGCCGCGGCCATGGCCTGGCTGCTCTTCGTGATCATCATGCTCATCACGGTGATCCAGGTGAAGTTCGGCAACCGATTCGTCTACTACGAGGGAGACCGTTGA
- a CDS encoding carbohydrate ABC transporter permease, producing the protein MSSSLRQVPPAAIPGNESETVAVTVPKRSRWRRAVARPKTLVGKIVLAIILIGFGLLFLYPFVWLVAASLKPRGEVFDNLLIPKTFMPENYVEVWNQLPLLSWVWNSVAIALLAAGTVAITSSIVAFGFAYFKFPGRGLLFGLVLGTMMLPGAVTMIPIYLIWKETGMLGTWVPLWGMNLFGSAFYIFLQRQFFLGLPKELFEAARLDGASYWGLFWRIAMPLSIPSFIIVFLFEFQASWNNLQSALIYLNAGSVEDFTAPLGIAYAMTKYSPTAGGQGDYQYVMVASLIVTIPMLIMFAFGQRYFIEGVATQGRKG; encoded by the coding sequence ATGTCGTCTTCACTGCGGCAAGTGCCTCCCGCTGCGATCCCGGGGAACGAGTCCGAGACGGTCGCCGTCACCGTGCCCAAGCGCTCGCGCTGGCGACGGGCCGTGGCGCGGCCGAAGACCCTCGTCGGCAAGATCGTCCTCGCGATCATCCTGATCGGCTTCGGACTGCTGTTCCTCTACCCGTTCGTCTGGCTGGTGGCCGCGAGCCTCAAGCCGCGCGGCGAGGTCTTCGACAACCTGCTGATCCCGAAGACCTTCATGCCGGAGAACTACGTCGAGGTGTGGAACCAGCTGCCACTGCTGAGCTGGGTGTGGAACAGCGTCGCGATCGCGCTGCTCGCCGCCGGGACCGTGGCGATCACCAGCTCGATCGTCGCGTTCGGCTTCGCGTACTTCAAGTTCCCCGGCCGCGGGCTGCTCTTCGGCCTGGTGCTCGGCACGATGATGCTGCCCGGCGCGGTCACCATGATCCCGATCTACCTGATCTGGAAGGAGACCGGGATGCTGGGCACGTGGGTGCCGCTGTGGGGCATGAACCTCTTCGGGTCGGCGTTCTACATCTTCCTGCAGCGGCAGTTCTTCCTCGGGCTGCCGAAAGAGCTGTTCGAGGCCGCCCGACTCGACGGGGCCAGCTACTGGGGACTCTTCTGGCGCATCGCCATGCCGCTCTCCATCCCGTCGTTCATCATCGTCTTCCTGTTCGAGTTCCAGGCGAGTTGGAACAACCTGCAGTCCGCGCTGATCTACCTCAACGCCGGGTCGGTCGAGGACTTCACCGCCCCGCTCGGCATCGCCTACGCGATGACGAAGTACAGCCCGACCGCGGGAGGCCAGGGCGACTATCAGTACGTCATGGTGGCGTCGCTGATCGTGACGATCCCGATGCTGATCATGTTCGCCTTCGGTCAGCGCTACTTCATCGAGGGTGTCGCCACGCAGGGTCGGAAGGGATGA